TCCAGAGGTCCCAGCAGGCCCAGGACGCTCATGTGGGTCTTGGAGAAGAAGATGTAGTCGATCACACCCTGCAgacgcaaacacacacccaccGGTTTTAGGTCATTAAGGCGTCTGACTGTAATCCTGCACACTGTCCAGCCtggaaaaatgcttttattagcCACATTTTGGTGCCAAACCTTCATCACGGGAATGGTTTCTAAAACAGGAAGTGGCTGAATTACAAAATTTTCctaaaaatcttcattttaaacagcATGTATGCCAATAGTGTTCAGCTTTTAGGTCATTAAGGGGTCCAACTTCAATCCTTGACACAGTCTAACCtggaaaaatgcttttattaagataagatagtcctttatttctccccacgccaggggaaattcacattgctacagcagcttatgtagcaataaacacagtagtagtaataaaataatcataaaatagtggtaataatatttacaatatgcaCAGGGATGAGAAgtgaggatgaaatagtgcagtactgacacactgtaaacaatacaatataaagtggcttgaaaaaataagtttaaaaagtgcaaagatgagGGCGTGAATTACAAGACATTCCTccaaatcacaattttaaacaaCATACATGTCAATAGTGTTCAGGTTTTAGGTCACTCGGGGGTCCAACACTAATCCAGTACACTGTCTAGCCtggaaaactgcttttattaGCGACATTTGGTGCTAAACCTTCATCAGGCGAATGGTTTCTAGAACAGGAAGTGGCTCCACGTAACACTTGAAGGCATAAATTACAAGACATTCCTCCAAATTCCAATTTTAAACGACATACATGTCAATAGTGTTCAGGTTTTAGGTCATTAAGGGGTCTGACTTTAATCCTGCCCACCGTCAAACCttcaaaactgcttttattaGCGACATTTTGATTCTAAACCTTTGTCAGGCGAATGGTTTctacaacaggaagtggctCCAAACAACATACATGTCAATACACATGTTCAGTGCCAAGACAAAGTATTTGCACCTCCCAAGAAATCTtcaatttttgcatatttgtcaaaCTGAAGTTTTATGTTTTGGATTCTTCaattttatttagctttttcaTCCAAAGTGacatacagggggtccttggttTAGGACATCCTCAACCTATGGTGTTTGGTCGTTAcattggaactggttacgtggaactagttggcgagcggagcggaCAAATACGTTGTTACGCGGCGCTATAAGAGGAAGACGGCTTTATTTTCATACAGTGTTTATTATGTCCTAAATTATgattttaccactgtgttaTACACAGGAGACGCATAGAGTGTCTAAGTTCTGACTTATGGCCAAAATCGATGTATGTCACGCCGTAGGAACAGAATTCTGACGTAAGACGAGGACCCCATTTATACGTGAGAGTAGATACACCAGCAAGAATCtggtcaggagaaaacaacctggataagataAAGATCAAGTGTTTAGGTTTTAGGTCATTAAGGGGTCCGActatgtaaaacaaccaaaataaaatgtggcatggctcagaaacagtgaatttAAGAAACTGGAACAAGTTTCCAGTAATTCTGGACTGTtgttaagtaattttggacaattttagacaaataaatgcagcatggctcagaaacagtgaacagaagagcaaattgttggaagatacattcagcatggtgaagcaTCTTTGTGCaaatgatgagcagagtagagaggaaaagtctggagaggctggaaacatggaaatagttaaatatctgcagtatgtggagacaaaatgaccacaaagagacaaaatggcaCCGACAAGATGTAAAACGACCAAAACGAAATGTGGCATGgttcaaaaacagtgaacagaggaacaTGTAAATAGTTAATTATCTACAGCATCTAGAGCcaccattttcacagtttttctaaCACCTTGATTGTATTGTTTTGGTAAACAAATACCAAAATGGATTaagctttgttgttttcaatttttatgaagacatttctgagttgtcTCGACTTCTctatggttgttctgtttccatagagttgcaggactttagattgtaTTGAAAAATTAACCAgcagtgattttgtttttaactgttcCCACACACAGTGTTTAAACCTGGCTGATGGGACTTTTGTTTACCTTGAAGTCGTACGTGTAGTTGGTGTAAGGCATCAGATTGCTGTCATAGGCGCTCTTCAGCTGGAAGCTGTGTGTGATGCTGCCATCCGAGTTGCCGTTTTTGCCGTTGCAGCTGAAGTTGGTCAGACATTCGTTGTAGCGGAGCTCCTTGAAGTCCTTGTGGTTCTCGGCCACACCTCCGTTGCTCAGGTATTCCACCACACCTGgaccagagagcaggagagagttTATGTCTATTGTATTCAATATGCGGCTACAGCAGTGCTGTCGTAGTAGATTGCAGATCATTTTGAATAAGAAAACTTCGGTCGGAGGTCAATAAGCGTCACAgcagtctctgtcatggtgcccatttgCTAGCTAAAGCCCCACAATGCCGAATGTAGTCCAAGTGACCACCATCATGGACTCCAACTGTATTAAACACAGTGAACAAGCTGCAGTCGAAGAAGTACGAGGTTCGACCTGGCACGACCAGGttctacagctgatctacagtaCGAACAACTCAAATCAATGAATCGTCCAAGAAAATTCAGACAGTCATACCGGAGTCTGGCAGAGGGCTGAGGTCAGCATACAGGACGATGGGGATGGAGGACGGGGTGGAGGTCGCTAGGCAccacataagtctttgtcatggtgctccttgctagctaaaccccaaCAATGCCGAATGTAGTCCTAGTGACCAACTTCATGGATTGCAACTATATTAAACACAGTGAACAAGCTGCTGTCTACAGAGCTCTACCTGagactccacctggtggcacgACCAGGTATTACAGCTGATCTATGATACgatatgaaaaacaaatcaacgAATCGTCCAAGACAATTCAGAGAGTTGTACCGGAGTCTGGCAGCGAGTTGAGGTCAGCACACAGGACAATGGGGATGGAGGACGGGTCGGAGGTGGGCGAGTCCGTCGCCATGGAGCCTGAGGCCCTCTCAGCGATGCTCTTCAGCTCCGACAGGAACATCATGGTTTGGATCAACTTGACGTCCGAGTACTCGGGGTCCCAGTGCATGTGGGCGTTGGCCACCAGGATAAGCTGCTGCTCCTGTGGAGGCTTCATGCCTGGAAACAGAAGAGAAGAACTGGATTAATACCCCAGATAGGCAGCAGATACATCACAGAGGCATTTAACTATTGGTAATCATTGGCAGTTACTCAAGaattagtaaaatattacatcatACTAacatttgcactaaaacaacgagggttgctgttatttttaggttattatgctgcTCCTACTGaacagatcctgtaaaaaaaaaaaaaaaaaaacaacaaataaagcctGCTGTGGTTATTTTGGTTGCAGAAAACCACAGAGCTCTGATGCAACTTAAGAAACTCAAAGCTACTGATGTTGTAATACTTAAAATAAAAGGAAGAGAAGGATTTACAGAATGACAGGGAAGTTTTACTGTACATGAATaacactgaggaaaaaaagTCTTTAATATTGactatataacaaaaaaaactaagctTACTCATAGAAAATCCAAACAATATTTGGATTTGCTGGGTttttgttcataatttttaaCGCTGTAGGGTCTTGGCCTTAATATCTTTAGTTATTCTGTAATTGATAACACCAAAAAGTCTTAGGTATAATATCAAAACAGTCTAGTTAATCTCTCTAATTAATAATTCCATTGGGTTATAGCAATAATATCAAATTTGTTGGGTTAATCTACATAATTTAATGATACCGCAGCATCTGTATAATCAGGTAAACatgtatgcatatatatatgttttgttGTAAGGTTTAAATCATTACTAGGTAAATTACTCAGGTAAAGAATCTTAACTCTAACAggtaaaaacatctttaaactaCAACAGAAATATCCAGCAGAGTAATTTTAATATACATCAGGTCCTTCTTTAGTCCTGAATCAGTGCACGGACTAAACACCCAGCAGACAGTGACACCTTGTGGGAAAACATGTTACTGCAGATGAACGTTTCCTGTATTGCTtttattgtggtcattttgttcgtcatttttgtcatttttcatctctcttttcctgttctgtgtctgttttttcttgttctatGACTGGTTTTTGGTGTTTGATGTCttgcttgtcttgttttgtgtgatttttgtctctcatttttcttgtttatgtctAGATTTcgatattttgtgtcttgtttttgtctttttgtcgttTAGTGTGAAGATTCGATagttttagtctctttgtggcatgaaactatgatacatcccataatactgatgctcaaagttgcTTATAGAGCAAATGAACAAGTGTTTAGTGTTTAGACTGTGGAACCTgcagtggatgtaaaactgatctggttgcagtttttaacagaactccAACGTAGTTCTCAACCCTGAAAATTTAATGTCTATCTGCTGTCCTGGTGAagttatgaggctcagaaatgaatTAAAAAGGACATCTGGAGCTCTGCAAACACTCATTAACGCTCCACTGTGAGACTATAAAAACAGGAAGCTGGGACACTTGGAGGCGTGGAAAGTTTCTCTAGTTTTAGTTGACATTCTGGAGGTTCTTGGTCCATTCTTACCACCGGAGAACATGTCCTTGTTGACCTCCAGCAGAACGGCGACACCGATGTTGTCTTTGGTCATCACTCTGTTCAGCATGACCTCGGAGCCCTCGGAGTTGGCCATGGCCACCTGGTTGAACTCCACAGTGTGGTTCTGGACCAAAGTAAACCTGCAGGAGAGTGgacaaagcagcagtaaagtccacggtttcatttcaaaaatcaGAACTCTTCAAACCAGCATCTGCATACCGTCACATACACAAGCCTACGAAGCACATTTTGCACAGtatgtaacaaaaacaaagctgctGAACTGACTTCTCGGTCTTGAAGAACACCGCACAGCCGTCCACGTGTTTCCTCTCctgctcagaaaccagtttggCACGAGATTTTGGACAGAAGTAGCCGTTGTAGCCGCGTTCCTTTAGTGTTTCCAGAAACATGGTGTAGTACTGCTCCGTCTCCACCTCCTGCAGGGACAcaaggaaagaaaaatcatcagaaaCAGTCGATAAAACACAACGCAGAGTGGGTATAATTGTCTGGTTTCAGGGGGGAGTCCAGATATTCTGAAACCATCCGCTGGGAAAAACTACTATCAACTATGACTGTGTTGTGGAAGTTCATCAATGtcgagagaggatgaggagggacaCTGGAGACTAAGATGATTTAGGTTGAGAGTAAGGTTTAcggatatcaggagaagtgacaccgacgaagcagcagttcatgcaagcaacGCCAGCATCAgctctgaggattctctctgatctttgggtataTATTATAGTTGGGAGGGGGGTCATCGGCATCAGGTACGGTGtctgtggagtggcagacccGGGTGGTGGTCcccattttcaaaaaggggCATCAGAGAGTGTGTTCCAACTACTggggtatcacacttctcagcctcccctAGTTTACTCTAAGGTGCTGCAATGAAGGCTCCGGCCGATTGTTGAACCTCAAATTCAGGGGAAGCAATGCGGATTCTATCCTGGTCGTGGAACGGTGGACCAGCTCTTTACtcttgtggagctgctgaggtgGTCATGGGAGTTCGACCTGCCAGCCTACATGTgctttgtggatctggagaagggcTATGACCATGTCCCCTGAGGGACTCTGTCGGGGACACTGCAGGAGTATGGGGCACCAGCCTCGCTGATACCAGCCATTtggtccctgtacaaccaaagtgagagctgtgtccgaatactcggcacaaagtcagacacgtctccagtgggtgttggactccgcCAGGACTGCcccttgtctctgatcctgtttgtggtcttcatggacaggatctcaaggcgCAGCCAGGATGatttggggacctcaggatcgcgtctctgctttttgcagatgatgtgattCTGTTGGCTTCCCCAGGCtgtgaccttcagcagcacaggagccgagtgtgaagcggcggggatgtggatcagcacctccaagtctgaggccatggttctctgctggaaaccggtggattgctcCTTACAggttgggggggagttgcttccccaagcgaaggagttaaagtatctcgggatcttgttcagaactgatgggaaaatggagcgagcGATGGACAGgcggattggtgcagcgtcaaCAGTAATGGTGACCGAACCgtcatggtgaagagggagctgagccacacggtgaagctctcaatttaccatccatctacgttccagcCCTCACCTGTGGTcgtgagctctgggtagtgactgaaagaaagAGATTACAGGTACAAGCGgccgaaatgagcttcctccttAGGGTGGAAGCCTTAGGagcagccttagagataggatgagaagctcagacatctggaaggagctcggagtagagccaCTGCTCCTTCGCgttgaaaggagccagttgaggtggtttggacatctgattccgATGCTTCCGGGGAtgcttcctttggaggttttccaaacaCGTCCACCTGAGAGGAGACcccagggtagacccagaacccatTGGAGGGATTATAtgtctcatctggcctgggaacaacTCAGGATCCCCCAGAAaaagctggaaagtgttgctggggggagggacgtctggaatgacctgcttcatctgctgcctccgcgACCCCACCCCAGAGAAgctgaagaaaatggatggatggatggagggatggatggatggatggatggatggatggatggatggatggatggatggatggatggatggatggatggatggatggatggagggatggatggatggatggagggatggatggatggagggatggatggatggatggatggatagaggaATGAATGGATGCAGGACTTaatgttgcagtaaaaaatgagctcgagtaaaaaagtgacagaagcaaagaaaaatgcTAAGAAACTGCTCGGCTAATTGGGATCATGATTCTTGGACAGCATTTTAAGCTTTTATGCCAAGTTTAATGCTtacaataatagaaaaaaaaaaactttctgagGACTGAAGACTaatattaacacttttttgagAAATATAGCTTCCTTTTTActgatttgtgtcttttaatcCAGCAAATTTACCTGCAGACTGATGATGTCGGCATCACAGCTGGTGATTTCCTCCATGATGCCTTTCTTCCTGTATTCCCAGTTCAGGGCCCAGGATGGACAGTAGCCGTAGAGCTGCCGCGTGGCGTATTTATCGCACAGCACGTTGTAGCACATGACTGTGAACGTCGctgaaaagtagaaaaacatgttaatttAGAGAATTTAGAGGAAAAGAAATATATGGGAGATGCTTTTTATGTCAAacgcagtaaaaaaaaattgaatatcCGAGTTTCAGAAAGCTACTTAGGAAAAACATCCCGACTTTAATGCCATAAATTATTCTTCATCTGATGAATGAATTTTGATACTCTGGATGGTTTTTATCCACGTTTGATGTGACGAAGGAATGAAATTAAAGCTTCACTCAGAACTCCAAAGACGCATAAAGGAGCCTCATAAATAAAGAATGAGTTCATGGCTGACTTTTATTCTACTTGGCAGTGGagtgcaacaacaaaaagaaacactacGCTCTCTCTGCTCCAAAACCATGtcatattattttgttttgacagctttttctcttcctctcatcTGTGTTCAGGCCCAATTTACAGACAATATTCTGACTGAGATGCTCTAGACAGCTTCCTGTCTCTGCAACCCTCAACTTTTTTAcaattctgtcttgtttttcttcattttaggctcatttttttttactgaaatataaaaTCTTGGACCtctgtagaaacagaacaaccatggctagaagttagaatgccataaatcatagataatataattatttgttttacaaaaattggaaaCGACcctggaatcagcatgtacagcatttttccaggtgtccacaggtgttaccaacaatggaaaaaatgaggattcaacatgctttttttttttttgttaacaaaCTCGAAGCTTTTTctgatgtttcaccatgctgaatgtatctccaacaactacctcctctgttcactgtttctgagccatgctgcatttattttattcatccagtagctttgattttactcTCAGTCTTTCTTGTCatctccattttgtgtcttttgttttaaatttttgtcattttgtgttttttttttgtccaattttgtcTAGTGTTTCTTGTTTCGATCATTTTATGTATCTTGGACACTTTTTGCCTCTTCaa
Above is a genomic segment from Amphiprion ocellaris isolate individual 3 ecotype Okinawa chromosome 6, ASM2253959v1, whole genome shotgun sequence containing:
- the cnot6l gene encoding CCR4-NOT transcription complex subunit 6-like, with translation MPKEKYDPPDPRRCYTIMSAEEASSGKKSHWAELEISGRVRSLSSSLWTLTHLTALHINDNNLTRIPPDIAKLPNLVYLNLSSNKLRSLPAELGNMVSLRELLLNNNLLRVLPYELGRLFQLQTLGLKGNPLSQDILNLYQELDGTRKLLNYMLDNLAVHPEQLPQRPWITLKERDQMMPTATFTVMCYNVLCDKYATRQLYGYCPSWALNWEYRKKGIMEEITSCDADIISLQEVETEQYYTMFLETLKERGYNGYFCPKSRAKLVSEQERKHVDGCAVFFKTEKFTLVQNHTVEFNQVAMANSEGSEVMLNRVMTKDNIGVAVLLEVNKDMFSGGMKPPQEQQLILVANAHMHWDPEYSDVKLIQTMMFLSELKSIAERASGSMATDSPTSDPSSIPIVLCADLNSLPDSGVVEYLSNGGVAENHKDFKELRYNECLTNFSCNGKNGNSDGSITHSFQLKSAYDSNLMPYTNYTYDFKGVIDYIFFSKTHMSVLGLLGPLDSQWLVDNNITGCPHPHIPSDHFSLLAQLELHPPLPHPLNPLNGLHLPVHSFSDSSTAHETKTLRD